The Sulfurospirillum sp. UCH001 genome segment TGGTTGGTCAAGTCATAACAAATACTCTCTCCTAGGGGCAATGCGAGCAGGAGCGCAAGTTATCAGTTATGAAGCGGCAATGGGGCTTTCATTGGTTTCTGTACTTATTACCTATGGCTCCATTCACTTAGGCGACATCGTGACATATCAGGGGCAACTGCTCTTTGGATTTATTCCTGCGTGGGGTATTATCATTCAGCCTATCGCTGCACTCATTTTTATTATTACGGCATTTGCTGAGGCTAACCGTACACCATTTGATTTGGCTGAAGGCGAGAGTGAAATCGTAGGTGGTTTTCATACTGAATATAGCGCTATGCGATTTGGACTCTTTTTCGTGGGCGAATATGTTGCGATGAGCGCATCAAGCGCATTGATCGTGACACTTTTCTTAGGTGGGTATCATCTGCCGTATCTCAATACCCAAACCTTACAATCGTATATGCCTTTTATTTTAATGTGTATTATGGTTGCTCTTCCTCTTGGAAGCTGGTCTGCAATGCGCTGGATTAAAAAACATAATAGGTGGCATAAAGCGGGTGATGTCAGAAACCATGAGAGTGCTTTTTTACAAAAAGGCTTAATTGGCATCAATGTTCTTGTTATAGCAGGGCTTGGCTTCCTTCTGTTTTCAGGTCTTAGTGAAACATCTACTAACGTTGCGACAGCAATCATTCAAATCACTACATTTGCATTAAAACTACTTTTTATGAACTTTATTTTTGTGTGGGTACGTTGGACATTGCCTCGTTTTCGTTATGATCAACTGCAAATGCTCGGTTGGAAAGTTTTGATGCCTTTAGCACTGGCAAATATCTTTATCAGCGCAATTATCGTTGTGGTTAGGGGGATGTAAATGGGCATTAAAATCGTTCCACGCCATGGTGGTACCCTCAAAGAAAAACTTTATTTACCTGCCATTTTTGGCGGTATGAAAACCACACTTTCTCATCTGTTTACCAATCTTGGAGATACACCAGACATTAAAACCATCAATTACCCAGAAGAGATGCCTCATGACATTAATGAACGCTACCGTGGGGTGCATCGTCTGACCAAACGGGAAGATGGCAGTGTACGATGCGTGGCCTGTTTTATGTGTGCTACCGCGTGTCCTGCTGAGTGCATTTTTATTGAAGCGGAAGAGAGAAGTGATGGGGTCGATGAAAAGATGCCAAAACGTTTTGATATCGACCTTTTAGAATGTGTCTTTTGTGGTGGATGTGTCGAGGCGTGCCCGTGCGATGCCATTCGTATGGATAGCGGAATTTTTAGTTTCATTGGTAAAAAACGAGAAGATTTTGTGTTAAATAAAGAGCAACTTTTAGCGCATGAGGAGAAAAAAGCATGATAGATATACTCTTTTTGTTGCTCAGCTTTTTTGCCATTTTAGGCGCTGTGGGTATGGTCAGTTTTCATCAGCCTGTGCACAGTGCGCTTAGTCTTATTTTAACTATTATCGCTCTTGCGGGGCTTTTTGCCCTTTTAAGCGCTTCGTTTTTATTTATGGTGCAGATCATCATCTACGCAGGTGCGATTTTGACACTTTTTATTTTTATCATTATGTTCCTCAATGTCAAAGAGGCAAACCTGCCGAAAGAGCCCAATAAAAATATTACGCTTTTTCTAGGCTCCATTGCTCTTTTACCTATCAATTTTTTGATTTTGCGTGCCTTTTATAAAATGCCACTCTTAACAGAGCCATTGGAGCACGATTTTGGTAAGATCAAACCATTAGGTATGGAGCTTTTCACACAATGGCTACTTCCCTTTGAGTTGATTTCAATTTTACTGCTTGTTGCCCTCATCGGTGCAGTTGTATTTGGACGAAAGGAAGAAGCATGATCGCTAACTCTCTTTTTATGTATATCACTGTTGCGATGATTCTTTTTTCTATTGGCCTGTTAGGTGTCATTAGCCGTAAAAATATCTTTGTGATTTATATGTCAATTGAGCTGATGCTCAATGCGATTAATCTTATTTTTATCGCCCTAAGTAACTACCATCACGATATGGGTGGGCAAGTACTTGCTATGTTTGTCATTGCGATTGCCGCGGCAGAAGCAGGAGTCTTTTTATCGCTCATTATTGTCTTGTATCGTCGTAAAAAAACGCTTGATTCGGATATCTTTAGAACCCTTTCTCAAAAGGAGGCAGTATGAGTGTCATTCTTGCATTCATTGTTCTTGCTCCTTTACTTTCTTCTGTCCTCATTGGGCTTTTGTATATGTTCTCCATTACAAAAAAACCTTTACGAAAACGATGGTTCACTATTCCCGCACTTTTCGCACCGTTTATTAGTTTTGTGCTAGGGCTCAGTGGCTTTTTGTACGTTGCAAAATACGATATACCGCTTCATTTTCAGCCCTATTTGTGGCTTGGCGTGGGCGAGTACAAAATCTATATGGGTTTTTTAGGCGATAAACTCTCTTTGTTTATGGTGCTCTTTATCACCTTTGTGGGCTGGCTCATTCACCTTTATGCGACGTCTTATATGAGCGAAGATAAGGGCTATGGAAAGTTCTTTTTTTATTTCAATCTGTTCCTAAGCTCGATGCTTTTGCTCGTGCTCGCAGATGGACCTTTGATTATGTTTATTGGTTGGGAAGGAGTAGGACTTTGTTCGTACCTGCTCATTAGTTTTTATTTTCAAGACAATGCCAATGTCGTTGCAGGCAATAAAGCGTTTATCGTCAACCGTGTGGGTGATCTTGGCTTTTTAATCGGACTTGCGATTCTATTTTTTTACTGCTCTGATACAGGCTTTAGTTATGCAACCATTGCTGCTAAGATCAGCACCATGCCACTTTGGCTTATGGAGCTTGTAGGCATTGCGCTCTTTATCGGCGCGATGGGAAAATCGGCTCAGATACCTCTGTATGTGTGGCTACCTGATGCAATGGCAGGACCAACCCCTGTTTCAGCACTGATTCATGCAGCAACGATGGTGACAGCCGGTGTTTACATGGTCGCTCGTTTTGCTTTCTTGTACGAACTTATCCCCACTATTGGGCTTTTTATCGCGTATATTGGTGCGTTTAGTGCATTGTTCGCTGCTATCATCGCTACAAAGCAAAGTGATATTAAAAAGATTTTAGCCTATTCAACAATGTCTCAACTAGGGTATATGTTTATCGCCGTTGGTTTGGGTGCTTACAGTAGTGCGCTTTTTCATGTCTTTACGCACGCCTTTTTTAAAGCTCTTCTTTTTATGGGTGCAGGTGCAGTAATCGTCGCATTACACCATGAGCAAAATATCTTCAAGATGGGCAAAATGCGTCATGTTACTCCTGTGGTCTATATGAGTATGCTGATCGCTACGTTAGCGATTAGCGGTATTCCTCCTTTTGCGGGGTTTTTCAGTAAAGATGAGATTTTATTGGTTGCATTTAATAGTGGTGAGTACCTTATTTGGGGCATTGCTGTGTGCAGTGCGGTCCTCACGGCATACTATATGTTCAGACTCTTTTTTGTGGTCTTTGAGGGCAAAAACGCCAAACATACCCACCATCCTCATGATGTCTCGTGGGTGATGAAAGCACCTTTGGTTGTTTTGTCATTTGGTTCGCTTCTTGCAGGTTTTGTAGGCTTACCTTCGCTTTTAGGTGGAAGTCATCTCATCGGTACTTGGTTAGGAGAATGGGGCATGAGGGCAATGCATGTTAGCCATGAAACTGAGTGGTGGTTACTCGCACTTAATGTTGCTATCTCACTGTTGGGTATTGGTATTGCCTATAAAAAATTTAGTGCGTATGACTTTTCAAAACATCAAGAAGTGACAAAAGGTGTTGTCTATAACAAATTCTATGTGGACGAAGTCTATGACTTTTTATTTGTACGTTCTATTAAAAAACTGAGTGAATTTTTTGCAGTAAATTTGGATGTGAATATTGTTGATCGCTTTATTATGGGACTGAGTTATGGGGTTATTAAACTAGGGCATCTTGTTGCTCTTGTGCAAAATGCGCATGTACGGCTTTATGCACTTATTATGATGTTGGGCATTAGTGCGGCATCATGCTATTTGATTTATGTATTAGGGTAGAACATGAGTATAGGTATTCTTTCCATCATTATCTTTTTACCGATGATTAGCGCTTTTTTGCTGATGATTATTCCTCTTTCTTCTCGTCCAACTCGTAATATTGCATTTGGTGTTTCTCTTGTTATTTTTGCACTTGCTCTTTATATCTACGCCCATTTTGAACTGACAGGGACACTGCAATTTAAAGAATTTTATCCGTGGATTAAGAGTTATGGGATTTCCTACAGTTTGGGTATTGATGGTTTTTCACTCATTATTTTGATGCTTATTGCAACACTCATTCCTAGTGCGTACCTGCTTCTTTGGAATAATGCACGCTCTAAAAGTTACTGGATCAATATGCTCTTCATTCAATCAGGAATCAGTGGTACACTCTTTTCACTTGATCTCTTTTTGTTTTACTTTTTTTGGGAAGCGATGTTGTTGCCTGTTTTTATGATAATCGGTCTTTTTGGCTCGGGCAATCGCGTCTTTTCTACACTTAAGATTACGATTTATACTATTATGGGTTCACTCTTTATGTTCGTGAGTATCCTTTATTTGGGCGTTGCACACTACTATGAATTTGGCATGTGGAGTTTTGCACTTTCAGATTTAATAAACATCACTACAATTGCACGTGAACACAAAATCTTGCTTTTCTTTGGGTTTATGCTTGCATTTGCTATCAAAATTCCACTTTTTCCATTTCACTCTTGGTTGCTTCAAACCTACTCTAACTCTCCAACGGGTGGTGTTTTCTTGCTTTCATCCATCATGGCAAAGTTGGGTGTCTATGCGCTTGTTCGCTTTATGATTCCTCTTTTCCCAGACCTTTTTGTAGAATTTTCCGCTTATTTTGTAGCGTTAGGGATTTTTGGATTGGTCTATTTTGGTATTGCTGCAATTTGTCAAATGAATATTAAAAAGATGTTTGCTTACTCTTCCGCTTCACATTTAGGACTTATCACTGCGGGTGTTTTTGCTTTGAATGTTCAAGGTATGATGGGAAGCTCTTTTTTAATCGTTGCACATGCTATCGCGACTGGCGGACTCTTTTTGCTAGTGGGTGTGATGGAGCGACATCTTGGCATTCGCTCGTTAAGTGCACTCGGAGGCATTGCCACTAAAGCACCGTGGTTTACACTCTATTTTGCCATTATGCTCTTTTGTACCGTAGGTATCCCTGGAACCAATGGGTTTGTCGCAGAACTTTTAATCGTACTGGGAATTTTCCACTATAACCCTTATCTTGGTGTGTTGTCGGCTCTTACAGTGCTTGTGGCGGCTAGCTATATGTTCTGGGTTTTTCAAAAAGCTGTTTTAGTTAAAAGTGATAACGATGTTTCACAAATGAAAGATTTAAGTGCACATGAGATCATAGGACTCTTCCCACTTGCCTTTTTGATTTTAGCGATGGGTGTTTACCCCGATCTGTTTTTATATAAAATCGAGCCTACGTTGCAGTACTATCTGCTCGACATTTTACATGTAGGAGTTCAGTGATGCAATGGGTACAACTAGGCTATCTTTTGCCACTCATCATTGTCGGTGCTGGAGCGATCCTCTTAATGCTTCTTTCTCCATTGGAAAAGATAACGATGGAGCGTTTTTCGCTCTTTACATCTCTTATCTTACTATTGGCATTGGGAGCTGATTTTTACTATTTTGGAAAGCTTTTTACGGCCTTTCCAATGCAAGAAATTTTCTCTAAAATGTTGATTGTTGACAGTTATTCGGTCTATTTTGATGCCATCATTTTAAGTGGTGCTTTGGTTACTGCGCTAATTGGAACACACTATTTTCAAGATAAACGCCATTTCAAAAAAGAGTTCTTCTCTCTTTTTCTTTTCTCTGTATTTGGCATGATGTTTTTAGTTCATGCCAATGAGCTTTTAACGGCATTCATCGCTCTAGAAATAGCATCATTAGCACTTTACGTGATGATAGGTTTTCAAAAGATTCATGATAAACGTGTGGAAGCGAGTTACCAGTACTTAGTGCTTGGCTCGATCTCCGGAGCATTTTTTCTTTTGGGCTCTGCATTTATTTATGCGGGACTTGGTACGACCATCTTGGGCGATATGGGCAAAACACTGGATCTTTTGATAGGAAAGGACGTTTCACTCATCATCATTGGTAGTACATTTGTTCTGGTGACCTTCTTGTTTAAAATCTCAGCATTTCCTTTTCAAAACTGGACGATCGATGTATATGATGGCTCACCACTTCCTGTAACGGCATTTATGGCGGCAACGTTTAAAGTAGCTATTTTTGGGTTTGTGCTTCGTTTGATGCTCATCGACCTTGACCCAATTCGTGACATTTGGGACACTCTGTTCATTGTTGTTATTCTTGCGACACTTTTATATGGAACTTTTTTAGCGATTATCCAAGAGAGTTTAAAACGAATGCTCGCTGCTTCAAGTATTGTGCATACGGGTTATTTATTGATCGCATTTGTTTCCATTGGTTATGCAGGAGAGAGTGCTTCTTCTTCCATCATCTACTACTTAGTAGCCTACTTTCTCTCAGCAATGGGGGCATTTGGACTTATTTCGTATATTGCTGCCGATGAGCATATTCGTGTAAAGTATGAGGATTTTAGGGGATTTGCACATGTGCATCCTTATATGGCGGCGATGCTGAGCATCTTTATGCTCTCCTTAGCAGGCATACCAAGTACTATCGGCTTTGTCGGTAAGTTTTACATCTTCACAGGTGCGATTGAAGCGGGTTATACCTTCTTAGCAGTGTGCGGCATCATCGCAACGTTTATCTCTATTTACTACTACTTTAAGCTTATTGCACTGATGTACTTTTACCCTGCGTGTGAGTCGGAGTGGGATCACGTACCAAGTCTAAAAGGCATTACTCCAATTACGATTGGATTTATTGCAATCGCCATTATTTGGGGTGGTATTGGTAATACCTTTATCGCTTACTTCCCAGGCGTTGACTTCTTAATAGAGAGTGCGAGACTTTCGTATATGTCGTTGTTTATCAAATAGCCTTTATACCAAAGGCTATTTAAGTAACGCTTCAAATTCTTCAGGAAATTTCTTCAAATAACTCTGCGCGATAAAAGCCACAGAAGGTGCAAAAACGCAGATGGTTTTACCATTGAGCATATCGCAGGCATCAAGGATGGTTTGGTAGTCTTCTTTATTTCCTCTGCCTGCTAAAATCTTAGCTAAGATATGATCAACCCAGCCTGTACCTTCCCGACATGGGGTACATTGACCGCAAGATTCATGGTGGTAAAACTCAAAGAGGTTTTTCATCACTTCGGGAATAGAAACAGTTTCATCCATGACGATCATACCACCCGTTCCAAGGGCGGAACCATGTGCTTTGAGGCTTTCGTAGTCCAGTGTGATATCTTCGATCTCATCAGCTCTTAGTATTTGCACCGATGAACCACCGGGAATAATGGCTTTGAGTTTTTTGCCATCTTTAATACCGCCGCAAAGGTCGTAAATAACCTCTTTCATAGACGTTCCATAAGGCAGTTCATAAACTCCTGGTTGCTCCACATGCCCACTGATACCAAAAAGCATCGTACCAGGAGACTCTTTCGTACCATACATTTGGTAAGCGCCATACCCTTCATTGATGATGTAAGGAACACTGGCGATGGTCTCAACATTGTTCACCACCGTTGGATTACCAAAAAACCACTCAGGCTCTTTGCCTTTAGGCTTCAGTCTTGGATGCCCTCGTTTGCCCTCTAAAGATTCTAAAAGAGCGGTTTTCTCACCGCAGATGTACGCACCTGCTCCTTTGTGAACGGTGATATCTAAAGCATACTCATGTCCTAAAATACTTTTCCCTAAAATGCCTGCTGCATAAGCTTCATCAATAGCATGTTGCAAACGGTTCATCCAAAAGACATACTCACCGCGAATGTAGACATACGCATGGTGCGCGCCAATGGCGTAGGAAGAACAGATGATACCCTCAATGAGTAAATGCGGGTCAAACTCCAAAATCTGACGGTCTTTAAAGGTTCCTGGTTCTCCCTCATCGGCATTGATAACAAGGTAAACAGGTTTAGTGTTGTTTTTAGGGATAAGTCGCCACTTCTCTCCTGTGTGTGCCCCACCTCCGCCTTTGCCTCGAAGTCCGCTTTTTTCAACTTCACTGGTGACTTCATCGGGGCTCATAGAAAAGAGTTTTTCTAAAGAAGCATATCTACCATTTTCTCTCGCTACTGGCAGAGTATAGGCTTCTGGTATATCAAAGTTTTTACTGACCAGTTTAACGACCATTTTGAAGCTCCTCTAAAAGAGCATCGAGCTTTTCAACGGTCAGATTTTCGATGTAGTCATCATTGAGGCGCATACAAGGACTTGTACCACATGATCCTAAACACTCGACCAAAGAGAGAGTGAATTTACCATCTTGGCTTGTTTCGCCAGCTTTAATGCCAAGGCGATTTTGTAAATGTTCTTGCAACGTTTTAGAACCAGCCAACATACATGAAAGTGTTTTGCATAATTGCAGATGGTAGGTTCCGATGGGTTGAAGGTTGAACATCGTGTAAAATGAAGCAACGGAGTAAACATCCATTGCTGAACATTCTAGTTTTTTGGCAATGTAACTCATTGCATCTAAGCTAATCCAGCCTTCTTGGTACTGTACCATCCATAACGAGGGGAGCATTAAGGAGTTTTTGTTAGGGTAGCGCTCTAATAGCGCATTAAATTTTTCCTCATTGGCGTGATTGAATGAAAAGGTATTCATCGATCCAACTCTCCTGCGATGATATTGAGACTTCCTAAGGTTAAAACAGCATCGGCAATCATACTTCCTTCGATGATGCGTGGATACGCAGCCATTGCATAAAAGCAAGGAGGTCGTACTTTCACTTTATAAGGAGTGCCACTCCCATCACTGATAATAAAAAAGCCAAGTTCTCCATTAGCTCCTTCGATAGCACGGTAATACTCCATTGGTGGAACTTTAACACCTTCATAAATGAGCTTGAATTGGTTCATCAACCCTTCGATGTTTGAGTAAACCTCTTTTTTAGACGGCAAAGAAATCGCATGATCTTGTACGCAAATAGGGCCTTCTGGAAGCCTTTGCATCGCTTGATGGATAATACGTGTACTTTGACGTATTTCTTCAAAGCGCACCATCATTCTATCGTACACATCTCCGACACTACCAAGGGCTATGTCAAAGTCAAAGGTCTCGTAGTGATAATACGGTGCAGTGACTCTCAGGTCATAAGCAATTCCAGATGCTCTAAGATTGGGACCGCTAAGACCACGGTTGATGGCATCTTCTTTGGTGATAATACCTACATTTTGTGTTCTATCGTGGAAAATGCGGTTGTGTTCGATGAGCTTGAGTGTTTCACCCACACCTTGCTCGATTTCTTTAAGGCAAACGCTTAAGTCATGCTCAAAACCATCGTATAAGTCATGACTCATACCGCCAATGCGCATATACGAATTTGTCAGGCGCGCCCCAGTTAATTTAGAGAGGAGGTCATACACTTTTTCACGTGGATTGTAAAGGTACCAGTAGTTGGTAAGTGCGCCCATATCGACTAAAATAGCAGCTAAACAGACTAAATGATCGATGATACGTGAAAGCTCACCGATGATAACGCGAATAAACTTGGCACGTTCAGGTAAATCAACCCCTAAAATACCCTCAACAGCATGAGCAAAACCGATGTTGTTCAGAATAGCGGAGCAGTAATTAAGCCTGTCGGTATAAGGGATGATTTGATTGTAGGTATGATTTTCGCACGATTTCTCAAAACCTCGATGGAGGTAACCGATCTCGCTGACTGCACAGGTAATGTTCTCACCATCGAGTGCCACAAAGGTACGAATAGTTCCATGACTTGCAGGGTGTGCAGGACCTAGATTAAGAAACATCAACTCTTCTTGTGAAGAGTACCCTTTGGTTTTAAGTCTTGGAGTCATCTCATCCATCAAATCGTCACTCTTATGACAGAGTTGTCCTTGTGTGATGGGATAGTCTTTGCGTAAAGGATGCCCTACAAACTCTTTGTGATTGAGGATGCGCTTTAAATTAGGATGATTTTTAAAGTGGATGCCGTATTGGTCCCAAATTTCGCGTTCCGCCCAATTGGCACTTTTGAAAAGTGATGTGATGCTTTGCGTTGCAAGCGAGCTATCAATGTAGGTTTTAAGTGTGATGAGGTTTTGAAAATGCTGATCTCGTAAAATATAAATAATCGCAAAACGTTCGGGTTGGTTTTTTTGATGCAAATAATCAACTGCCGTCATATCGACCAAAAACGTATAGTCGTCTTTTTCAAAAAGGAGTTGTAATGCTTGTAAAATCAGCTCTTTTGGAAGAACAAATGCACCGTTGCTATCGACACGGTAGTGTTCTTGGAAGAGTGCTTTAAACGCTTTAGGCACCAAGTACTCCTTTAAAAACGCGTTTCGCACGGTCTTCTAACAAGCTTTGTGAGGCTTGAATTTTTTGAATCTCTAAAAGCGCATCTAAAAATGCTTCCGGACGAGGAGGGCATCCTGCCACATAAACATCCACAGGAATGATGCTATCAATACCTTGCATGGTGGTATAGTTATCGTAAAATCCACCACTGCAGGCACACGCCCCAGCACTGATGACCCATTTTGGTTCACTCATTTGGTCATAAATCTTTTTCAAAATAGGTGCTTGTTTATAGCTGATCGTGCCAGCGATGATGAGTAAATCAGCTTGTCGTGGAGAAAAGCGTACGACTTCTGCGCCGAAGCGGGAGATGTCATACTTACTGCTTGCCACACTCATAAATTCAATGGCACAACACGCTGTTCCAAAAATATAAGGCCACATAGAAGATTCTCTTGCCCATGCAATGGCACTGTCAAGTTTTGTGGTGATGAGGCTTTCCCCGAAAATCGCTTCTGCTCCTACTGCCATGTGAGTGCCTTAATACGGTAGATGTAGATAAGTCCAAAAAGAAGTAAACCGATAAAAGTAAACATCTCAAAGAGTCCTAAAAAAGAGAGTTCTCTTACATTTACAGCCCATGGAAACATAAAGACAATTTCGACATCGAAAAGAACAAATAAAATTGCAACAAGGTAAAACTTAGCGCTAAAACGGCTTTCACTACTTCCTACAGGAGAGCTAATACCACTTTCGTACACACTGTTTTTTGCTTTATTTCCAACGTTTGAAGGTCCAAACTTTTTACTGAGTAGAAAAAGTGTGGGAAGAAGAATAACCAGTAGAGCGACGATACATGAAGCCAAAATGAGTTCTAAGGACATGAGCGCATCTTTTATTGAAATTGATCCATATTAGCCAAAGAATTTTAAAATATACGTAAAAAAAGAAAATCAATTTTTGTTTGCTGAACAGAGGAGGTCTTAAGTGATTTTTTTATAAAATAGGCTCCAAAAATCGTAATGAATTAATGAATAAGAGGGGATGTATGCGCTATCTGGTCTTTTTATCTCTGTGTGCCTTGGCTTTATATGCTGCAACGGCTGAAGATATTTATAAAATTTACAAAACAAAAGGTATCAATGCTGTCGAGGATTTTCTCAAAAAAGAGTTTGAATCCAAAGAGGTAAAAGAAGTACCTGTTAAAGAAGTTAAAAAAGAGAAAGAAGAGCCTAAAGAGCCTGTGGTTAAGTTGGGTCAGAAAAAACAACCTAAACTCAAAATGCCAACCGAAAAAGAGTCAATGGCACGTGATTATTGGTTGAAGCAACTTAAAGGCGTCGAAGTTGGTTATGGTTACTATGAAGATGTTGAGTCACTAATTGTATGTGAAAAAGATCGTAAACGTTGTGAAGTGTACCACAATGAAGACGATGGTCTAAAACTTGTTCGTGCGCACGATGATGTTATTATGGGTAAAAGTGGTGACAAAATTAAACGAGGTGATCTTAAAACTCCAGTAGGTGTTTATGAAATCACTAAACGTTTTAAACCGATGGATCAATTCTATGGACCATTGGCATTTGTCCTTTCTTATCCGAACTTATTTGATGTCTTAAGAGGCAAAAACGGTGATGGTATTTGGATTCATGGTATGCCTATAGATGGTAAAGATCGTGATGATAGAACCAAAGGTTGTGTTGCGTTTGAAAACAACCAACTTGTTATCCTTGATACTGAGATTAACGCACAAAGTGCAGTTGTTATCATTGGAGAATCTAAAGTTCCTAAAATGTCTCGTGAAAATGTTGCAACGATTTTGACAGAAGTATATAAATGGCAACATTCTTGGAAAGTTAATGATATTAATGCCTATTTGAATTTTTACTCCAATGACTTTAAAAAGTCCGATGGATCAGGAAAAGTACAATTCTCAAATATGAAAAAGCAGATTTTCTCTCGTAAAGAGAATAAATCAATTGTATTCGAACATATCAGTGTTGCACCTTATCCAACAGTGGATGAGCGTAGACTCTTTAAAGTTTCATTTTTCCAAACCTATAAAAGCCCATCATTTGCTTCAAAAGGTGAAAAAGAACTTTATATCGAGTTAGTTGGCGACAAAATGCAGATTTTGGCAGAAAAATAAGGTTCACATATGAATCCAAATGAAATAGATATTGATAAAGAGCTTGAAAAACTTATCGAAGCAAGAGATGCATTTATGGCTTACTTTGATGAAAATGTTCCAAAAGACAAAAATGGCATAGCCTTTGATTTTTCAAATCATCCAACCTTGGATGCAAAAACAGTGTATGAGCATTTCTATAAACTTGATTACCAAGCCCGAAAAATTCGTGGTTTTGTAATTCGTAACCTTGGGGTGAAAGCGTAGAGATATGGCATTTATTACGATTAATAAGGCGCACTTTTTTCACAATCTTGATGTGTTGTGCGCAAAAGCTGGGGGCAAAACAAAGCTCATGGCGGTATTGAAAGATAATGCTTATGGGCATGATCTTAGACTTATGGCATCTCTTGCTTCAGAGTACGGTTTAAAAAGAGCTGCAGTTAAAAATATCTCAGAAGCAGAGCAGATTGCTGATCTTTTTGAAGAGGTTTTGGTCTTGGTCGATCATCCCACTTCTGAAAAACTTTCTCCTTCTATTTCTCTTGCAGCGCATTCATATGAGGCGTTGCAAGCGCTACCTTCTGGAACTTCCATTCATCTGAGTTTTGATTCTGGTATGCATCGCAATGGCATCAAAGAAGATCAAATCGATGAAGCGATGGCTTTAATTTATGCTAAAAAACTTCATTTAAAAGGTGTCTTCACACACTTTAGAAGTTCCGATGAACTCAGTAGCGAATTTTTCTGGCAAAGAGCCAATTTTGAACGTGCTAAGAAACGTATTAAAGCATTGATTGAACAGTATCAATTACCTCACGCCTTGTTTCATTCATGCAATTCATCTGCACTCCTTCGAACACATACTATAGGTGATGATGACTATGCGAGAACAGGTATTGCGATGTATGGTTATACAACGTTAGATCCTCTAATTGCTACATTTGATCTTAAACCCGTCCTTGCGTTATGGGCAGAAAAACTCAGCTCTCGTGTACTCAAAAAAGGTGAACGTGTTGGCTATGGCGGTGTGTATGAAGCACCAGTGGATGAAGTGATCTCAACGTATGATATCGGTTATGGAGATGGTTTTTTCCGTTTTGATGGCTCTTCTCCTATCGCGATGGCAGATGGAAGCCTTACAAAAGGGCGTATGTCTATGGATAGCTTTTGTCTTGGTGGTGATGCGCAAAAGGTATGTATGTTCGAAGATGCTAATCCTTTAGCAAAACAGTTTCACACCATTAGCTACGAGATTATCACCAAACTCTATCCCGCGTTAAAACGCGTTGTGATTTAACTC includes the following:
- a CDS encoding NADH-quinone oxidoreductase subunit J encodes the protein MIDILFLLLSFFAILGAVGMVSFHQPVHSALSLILTIIALAGLFALLSASFLFMVQIIIYAGAILTLFIFIIMFLNVKEANLPKEPNKNITLFLGSIALLPINFLILRAFYKMPLLTEPLEHDFGKIKPLGMELFTQWLLPFELISILLLVALIGAVVFGRKEEA
- the nuoL gene encoding NADH-quinone oxidoreductase subunit L produces the protein MSVILAFIVLAPLLSSVLIGLLYMFSITKKPLRKRWFTIPALFAPFISFVLGLSGFLYVAKYDIPLHFQPYLWLGVGEYKIYMGFLGDKLSLFMVLFITFVGWLIHLYATSYMSEDKGYGKFFFYFNLFLSSMLLLVLADGPLIMFIGWEGVGLCSYLLISFYFQDNANVVAGNKAFIVNRVGDLGFLIGLAILFFYCSDTGFSYATIAAKISTMPLWLMELVGIALFIGAMGKSAQIPLYVWLPDAMAGPTPVSALIHAATMVTAGVYMVARFAFLYELIPTIGLFIAYIGAFSALFAAIIATKQSDIKKILAYSTMSQLGYMFIAVGLGAYSSALFHVFTHAFFKALLFMGAGAVIVALHHEQNIFKMGKMRHVTPVVYMSMLIATLAISGIPPFAGFFSKDEILLVAFNSGEYLIWGIAVCSAVLTAYYMFRLFFVVFEGKNAKHTHHPHDVSWVMKAPLVVLSFGSLLAGFVGLPSLLGGSHLIGTWLGEWGMRAMHVSHETEWWLLALNVAISLLGIGIAYKKFSAYDFSKHQEVTKGVVYNKFYVDEVYDFLFVRSIKKLSEFFAVNLDVNIVDRFIMGLSYGVIKLGHLVALVQNAHVRLYALIMMLGISAASCYLIYVLG
- a CDS encoding NADH-quinone oxidoreductase subunit I codes for the protein MGIKIVPRHGGTLKEKLYLPAIFGGMKTTLSHLFTNLGDTPDIKTINYPEEMPHDINERYRGVHRLTKREDGSVRCVACFMCATACPAECIFIEAEERSDGVDEKMPKRFDIDLLECVFCGGCVEACPCDAIRMDSGIFSFIGKKREDFVLNKEQLLAHEEKKA
- the nuoK gene encoding NADH-quinone oxidoreductase subunit NuoK, translated to MIANSLFMYITVAMILFSIGLLGVISRKNIFVIYMSIELMLNAINLIFIALSNYHHDMGGQVLAMFVIAIAAAEAGVFLSLIIVLYRRKKTLDSDIFRTLSQKEAV
- a CDS encoding complex I subunit 1 family protein — encoded protein: MSTLSIAVVIINVVLTLLFSLGAAPILVWIERRVAGLIQDRLGPNRCHINGIRLGGLIQSFADMLKLVFKEDFKAKAIQEGFFFSLAPVIVFASAFLSFMVMPFADDLLINGERFIMQGLPMDLGILWFLALAGLSVYGIMLGGWSSHNKYSLLGAMRAGAQVISYEAAMGLSLVSVLITYGSIHLGDIVTYQGQLLFGFIPAWGIIIQPIAALIFIITAFAEANRTPFDLAEGESEIVGGFHTEYSAMRFGLFFVGEYVAMSASSALIVTLFLGGYHLPYLNTQTLQSYMPFILMCIMVALPLGSWSAMRWIKKHNRWHKAGDVRNHESAFLQKGLIGINVLVIAGLGFLLFSGLSETSTNVATAIIQITTFALKLLFMNFIFVWVRWTLPRFRYDQLQMLGWKVLMPLALANIFISAIIVVVRGM